In the genome of Luteitalea pratensis, the window CGTCCGGCATGCTGCAATCGACTGACGCCCACAGGCGCGCGGTCGCCGAGGTCGTGGCGGAGGTGAAACCGGACACCGCTTTCGTGTTGTGGTCCAGGGACCAGCATCCGGATCATGTCGTCGCGTCGGAGTTGAGCACGCTCGCGCTGCACCTGGGCGACCGCGTCCTCTCCGACCCGTTTGCGCCCTACATCACGCCGCGTCGCACCTACCTGTACGACAACGGCCCGCGCCACACGATCGGCTTCGTGCCGGACACGTTCGTCGATGTGACGCGCGAGTGGCCTCGTGCCATCGAATGGCTCGGCAAGTTGATGGCCCTGACGCGTAACGAGACCTACGCTGCGGGTACGCTCGACGGCGCACAGCGGCTCAAGGAGAGCCTCGCGCGCTACCGCGGCGCCACGTGCGGTGTCGCGTACGCCGAGGCGTTGACGGCGGTCAACGCCTACCCGCAAACCCTCTTCTGAGAGTGCGGGACACTCGCGTAAGCAGACACAATCGCGTCAGAGACTCCCGTGCTCCTGCGCTCCGTGCTCCTGGGTTCCTGATCCAACGGCCGAGTTGCCACCCCATCCGTGCCTACAGCACTCGTGAGTAAGTCACTGGTTGCATGTGACGACCGACGTTCGGATCGCAATCGACCCACCGTTTAGATCACCAGACCGCAGGCAGACGCGATCTCACGCTTCCGACCACGACGAACCACGCTCGAGCGCTGCGTGCGCCATGGCGCCCCGGAGCGAGATGGCGGCCGCGTGCCCGCACCAGAGGGAGTGTCAATGGCAATCAACAAGAAGTTGCTGTCGATCATCGGGAAGAAGTTCCCTTCCATCTACGACGTCAATCCTCCGCACGGCCCGTTTGGTCGCGTGTCCTGGGTTGCGCTGAATCCGCAGCCGCTTCCGCCAATGGGAATCGGCGCGGCGATGGCCACCGACTTGCTGCACCACGCGTGGGTGGGTGAACGGACGGGCCTCGACCCCGCCGGCGCGCTGCGTTTCCTCGAAGACCTGTGTCCGCCATACCCGCGGCGACCGAAGCTTCCGCCGGTGTGGCCGCCGGTGCCCGATCCCGACCCGGGACCTGACTGGTACGCCGAGTATTACCTCGGCTTCGCGGCCCGCCTCGCCGCGGTCCCGGGCGACCAGATGGCCGGGCGCATGCGGGAGTTCTTCGACAAGGCCCTCGATCAGTCGATCGCATCGTTGGAGAAGGCAGTGGGCTGAGCGTGCAGTACAGTGACGTGCATGTCACGTTCGATCACGATGGCCGTCGCGGGCGCTGCCTTGCTGGGCACGCTCGCGGCGCCGGCCTCGGCACAGCCCAGCGCGGCGTCGTACACGCAGCCCTATCAACGCAAGGCGTTCGAGATCTATCGGACCATCGTCGGCATGCGCACGGCTGAAGGCCAGGCCATGGTCCCGGCGATGGCAGATTACCTCGCCGGGCAGTTCCGAGCTGGGGGCTTCCCAGCCACCGACGTGCATGTCCTGCCATTCACCGTGCCGTCAGGCGAGAAGACGGCCGGGCTCGTGGTGCGCTACCGCGGTGACGGCTCCTCCGGCAAGAAGCCCATCCTGCTGCTGGCCCATATGGATGTCGTCGACGCACGGCGCGAGGACTGGACGCGCGACCCGTTTGTCCTGCAGGAAGAGCGCGGCTATTTCTTCGGCCGCGGCAGCGCCGACGACAAGTTCGGCGTCTCCTCGCTCACGGCCACGTTCCTGCGCCTGAAGGCGGAGGGCTTCGTCCCGAGTCGTGATCTCGTGATCGCCCTCTCCGGTGACGAGGAGACGGGCATGCTCTCGGTACGCGACCTCGTGACGACACACCGCGCGCTGACCGATGCCGAGTTCGCACTGAATGACGATGGCGGCGGTGGCAAGCTGGACGAGACCGGAACGCCTGTCGCGTACTTCGTCCAGAGCGCCGAGAAGACGTATGCCACCTTCGAACTGACGGTCACCAACCCTGGCGGACACAGCTCCACGCCGCGCACCGACAGCGCGATTTTCGATCTTGCCAACGTCCTCAAGCGCCTCGAAGCGTATCGCTTCCCCGTCGCGGTCAACGACACGACGCGCGCGTACCTGCGCGAGATGGAACGTCTCACACCAGGCCCCGAGGGCGAAGCCATGGGCCGGCTGGCAGCCGATCCCGCCGATCAGGCCGCCGCGGACGAACTCTGGCGTCGTCCCGAGGCCGTCGGGATCACGCGCACCACGTGCGTACCGACCATGCTGCGCGCCGGGCATGCCGAGAACGCATTGCCGCAATCGGCGACCGTGACCGTGAACTGCCGGATCTTCCCCGGGGAAGCCGTCGACGCCGTCAAGGCGACGCTGGAGCGCGTGGCGAACCTGAGGGGCCTCACCATCACCCAGGTAGGCGAGGGGTTGCCGAGTCCGGCGTCGCCCCTGCGCGAGGACGTCATCGCGGCAGTCGCCGCGGCGGTGCACGCGCGCTATCCCGGTGTCCCTGTCATCCCCTACATGGCCCCCTACGCCACCGACGGCCGCGAGGTGCGGTCCGCCGGCATCCCCACCTACGGCGTGATGGGGCTGTTCATGAAGGACAGCGACCAGTTCTCGCACGGCCGCGATGAGCGCGTGCCCGTGGAGCAGTTGTTCGGTGCCCTCGAACACTGGAAGGTGCTTCTTACCAACCTCGCTGGACGAAGTGGCGTCAGCGCGGCACGGTGACGTGACCGCCAGGCGGGAATTGCAGGCACGCGCCGCGACGCGTCAACGGCAGGGCGTCGCCAACGCGTTGGTCCCGGCGGCCCAGGCCCGCACGCCATCGCCCGAGTACATGGCGCGCTCGACGACGATGCCACCCGCCTCTTGACCCGGCTCGGGCATCGACTCGATCCGCGCACCGAAGCGGCGTCGGGTGACGCCACTGAAGGTTCCGGGAAAGTCCACGGGGGGATAGACGTTGAAGCGACTGGTCGGCGCCACATCGAAGGTGCCACTCACCGGCCGCTGGCCATTCTCGAAGAAGAGCGTGGCGCGTATCCGGCGCGGCTGATCGGACGTGTTCGCCACGAGGATGTACGTGTCGACGCCAGGCCCCGCCTCGCCCTCGGCCAGGCACCAGCTCGGATCGGTCTGCGTCGCCCCCGGAGACGCGTGAGCCTCGCCCCACGTGGTCGAGGTCGGACCTGGCCACCACATCGACCGCTCGGCGACGATGGGGACGCCGTTGGTCGACGTGACCACGGCCGAGACCGCCGTGTCCCGAAGGCGTGGGTCCTCCTGATCGACCCAGATCGTGAACCGTGACCGGGGCGCGATGACGTACGCCTTGGCGAACGAGCTGCCGTCGGGGAGCAGGAAACGCGACGACACGTTCGCGGAGCGGTCGTCCGGGTTCGCGAGCAGGATGAACATGTCGAAGTAGTCGCCGGTCGCCCCTTCGGCGAAGAACCAGTCGCTCTCCGGCGCCGCAATCCCGGCACTCTCGTGCCCCGCTTCGAACGCCCTTCCCGCGCCAGTCAGGTACATGGCCCGCTCGACGATGATCGGGACGTTCGAGCGCAGGACCGCCGACACGTCCGTGTCGCCAAGGCCGGGCAGCGTGTCGACCCACAGTGTGAAGCGGCTCCTGGGGTCGACGTGGTATGTGGACTGGGTCGGCCCGAGCGGCGGTGGACGCAGGAACTCCACGCTCACGTCGGCCGCTTGGTCGCCCGGGTTCTCGATCAGATAGAACAGGTCGAAGCCGGAGTGTGTCGCCCCCTCCGCCAGATACCACGTCGTGCCCGGAGCGACAACGGCGCGATCGGCATGGCTGCCGTACGCGTTGACGCCCGGGGGCCACCGCATCGTTCGATCGACGACGATCGGCGCGTCGGACTCGATCGTGGTCGCAAACTCCGCCGATTGCATCCCGGGCAGCAGCCCGGGCGTGATCGTCCGACGGGACTCCGGTCCGACGACCACCGTCTCCTTGCGAACGGTACGGTCCGCCGCCTGGTACGACAGCAGCACGTGGGCCGGCTCGCTCGCCGTGTTCAGGAGCGCGATCGACGTCTCGAAGAACTTGTTGGAGGCGCCTTCGGCGAGGTACCGGGTGAACACGCCCCGTGGATGCGTGCCGGCGACATACTCCTGCGCGTTCGTGATGCCATCGGTGTCGCTGTCGAGCGCCGCGTCAGAGGGACTGGACGGGTCGAGCCCGTTCGCCTGCTCCCAGCCGTCGGGCAAGCCGTCACCATCGGTGTCGGTCGTGGCGCCGGACGGGATGCGGATGTCGAACCGCAGCCGAGACATCACGTGGGGCGGGCTCAGGCCGAAGAACCCGCGCGCGAAGTACACGTAGCCGTGCTGCCCGGTGGTCTCCTGTGTGGGCTGATCGGGGCTGACAAACGAGGGATAGGCGAACCAGGTCTTGCCTGGCACCTGCACGTGGATGGGGAGATCCCGCCAGACGAGCCTGGGACGATCCCAGTGAATGCCATCCGGCGATGTGGCGACGTAGACACCGTGAAACGTCATGAACGTCATCAGGTATCGCTGGCGTGCACGTTCCAGCTGATGGAGGGCAAACCCGCATATACCGTCTCGCCCATTTGGTCGGGCGGGCCCACGATCGGCGTCGGCGATCCGCCGAGCCCGGCCTCCGCGAACCCGCCGTAGGCGTACTTCTGCCAGGAGCCCGGCTCCCCGTCCGATTCGATCGGCGCGCGGGCGAGGAATACCGAATCGGGTCCCGATTCAGGAAGACTGCGCCGCCATTCGCCGAAGAGCATGTAGAGCCAACGCCCGTCGCGGCTCTTGAAGACGGTGGGATTGCCGACGCCACTCGCGTCGAAGTTGCAGTGGGTCGGCTTCGGCTCGGATCCGGACAGGACCTGGCCGCGCTTCTGCCACGTGAGACCGCCATCGGTCGAGCGCGCGAGACCGATGCCGGCGATGAACGGCAGGAAGTAGCCACACGGCTGGATCTCCGAGTGGTAGAACATCAGCAGGT includes:
- a CDS encoding M20/M25/M40 family metallo-hydrolase yields the protein MSRSITMAVAGAALLGTLAAPASAQPSAASYTQPYQRKAFEIYRTIVGMRTAEGQAMVPAMADYLAGQFRAGGFPATDVHVLPFTVPSGEKTAGLVVRYRGDGSSGKKPILLLAHMDVVDARREDWTRDPFVLQEERGYFFGRGSADDKFGVSSLTATFLRLKAEGFVPSRDLVIALSGDEETGMLSVRDLVTTHRALTDAEFALNDDGGGGKLDETGTPVAYFVQSAEKTYATFELTVTNPGGHSSTPRTDSAIFDLANVLKRLEAYRFPVAVNDTTRAYLREMERLTPGPEGEAMGRLAADPADQAAADELWRRPEAVGITRTTCVPTMLRAGHAENALPQSATVTVNCRIFPGEAVDAVKATLERVANLRGLTITQVGEGLPSPASPLREDVIAAVAAAVHARYPGVPVIPYMAPYATDGREVRSAGIPTYGVMGLFMKDSDQFSHGRDERVPVEQLFGALEHWKVLLTNLAGRSGVSAAR
- a CDS encoding PIG-L deacetylase family protein, which codes for MNRRTFLSAAAAVAAAGQANASGFEPQAPAATAPPAKRTILAMGAHYDDSPFGIPGTLLQAVAQGHRVVVLAMIGDYSNWKPVRGRGPDIVEGTKRINAEYGMESRFLPWASGMLQSTDAHRRAVAEVVAEVKPDTAFVLWSRDQHPDHVVASELSTLALHLGDRVLSDPFAPYITPRRTYLYDNGPRHTIGFVPDTFVDVTREWPRAIEWLGKLMALTRNETYAAGTLDGAQRLKESLARYRGATCGVAYAEALTAVNAYPQTLF